In the genome of Chryseobacterium arthrosphaerae, one region contains:
- a CDS encoding trigger factor: protein MKVTAQNHDDVSALLTVTLEKSDYKEKVEKQLINYAKNAQVPGFRKGKVPLSMVKKQYEAGIAFEEINRQVSDALNNYVNENKLRLVGQPIPQPVNEFDYNADQLEVAFEVGYEPAFTIDLAKYEAPHYKVEASDKEIGKSIENMQKRFAEQVPQDKITKDSYIALEVSQVVEEDAEGEHHHHPKNLTITAENKEAFKLVKGLKMDGSVKVTKETLAGDEELAKELGFSKEEVEHLHHNEIEVKVKDFYSLNLAELNQELFDKVYGEGNIKSEEELKEKVKTELDEYFQQNADVHFVNKVLEQVTEKEEVALPEAFLVKWLMFSNQNIQSEEQAKEILEAEKNQLRYQIIEGKLMTDNEINLDYADVLAQAEQLVKNQLAIYGIHHLGDEEIQKYAVEMLKDQEQVRQISSEVAMAKLKDVILEKASKKETKISHDEFLEELKK from the coding sequence ATGAAGGTTACCGCACAAAACCATGATGATGTAAGTGCATTGCTTACAGTGACATTGGAAAAATCTGACTACAAAGAAAAAGTAGAGAAGCAATTGATTAATTATGCTAAAAATGCGCAAGTTCCTGGATTCAGAAAAGGGAAAGTGCCTTTGAGTATGGTTAAAAAACAATATGAAGCAGGTATTGCATTTGAAGAAATCAACAGACAGGTTTCTGATGCTTTGAACAACTATGTTAACGAAAACAAGTTAAGATTAGTTGGTCAGCCTATTCCTCAGCCAGTAAACGAATTCGATTACAATGCTGATCAGCTGGAAGTTGCTTTCGAAGTAGGATATGAGCCTGCATTCACTATAGACTTAGCTAAATATGAAGCCCCTCACTATAAAGTAGAAGCTTCTGACAAAGAAATCGGAAAGAGCATTGAAAACATGCAGAAGCGTTTTGCTGAGCAGGTTCCTCAGGATAAAATCACTAAAGATTCTTACATTGCTTTAGAGGTTTCTCAGGTTGTAGAAGAAGATGCTGAAGGAGAACACCACCACCATCCGAAGAACCTTACCATTACAGCTGAAAACAAAGAAGCTTTCAAATTGGTAAAAGGTCTTAAGATGGACGGATCTGTAAAAGTAACGAAAGAAACTCTTGCAGGTGATGAAGAATTAGCTAAAGAATTAGGATTCAGCAAAGAAGAAGTAGAGCATCTGCACCATAATGAAATTGAAGTAAAAGTAAAAGACTTCTATTCATTAAACTTGGCTGAACTTAACCAGGAGTTATTCGACAAAGTATACGGAGAAGGAAACATCAAGTCTGAAGAAGAGCTTAAAGAAAAAGTAAAAACAGAATTAGACGAGTATTTCCAGCAGAATGCTGACGTTCACTTCGTGAATAAAGTATTGGAGCAGGTTACTGAAAAAGAAGAAGTAGCACTTCCTGAAGCTTTCTTAGTAAAATGGTTAATGTTCTCTAACCAGAACATCCAGTCTGAAGAGCAGGCTAAAGAAATCCTTGAAGCTGAGAAAAACCAGTTGAGATACCAGATCATCGAAGGTAAATTGATGACTGATAACGAAATCAACCTTGACTATGCTGACGTATTGGCACAGGCTGAGCAGTTGGTGAAAAACCAATTGGCGATCTACGGAATCCACCACTTAGGAGATGAGGAGATCCAGAAATATGCTGTTGAGATGTTGAAAGATCAGGAGCAGGTAAGACAAATCTCTTCTGAAGTTGCTATGGCTAAATTGAAAGATGTAATTCTTGAGAAAGCCAGCAAAAAAGAAACTAAAATTTCTCACGACGAATTTTTAGAAGAGCTTAAAAAATAA
- a CDS encoding ABC-F family ATP-binding cassette domain-containing protein — MLSVQSLGLHHSGNYLFQNVNFTIKKDDKVGLVGKNGAGKSTLLKMLSGEINFYEGDVITEGSVTIGFLKQDLDFVKGRTVWNETMQAFEQINAWKNELEEVNHQMATRTDYESDSYTDLINKMTELNDLLMNHDAYNLEGDMEKVLFGLGFKADDFQKITDEFSGGWRMRIELAKLLLQKNDIMLLDEPTNHLDMESIIWLENFLKDYPGAIVLVSHDKQFMTAVCNRTFDINNKKVDDYKANYSKYLIMREDRREKLIQAKKNQDAEIKQMEDNINKFRASATKASFAQSLIKKLDKIERIEVDNEDVSKFNIRFVQSMVPGKVIFEAENLGKAYGNKQIFDDVDFIVQRGDRIALLGQNGQGKTTLAKILAGDIKDYSGTWNLGHNVNIGYFAQNQEEVLTPNKTVLEEAEDAATEETRPRVRDLLGSFLFQGDAVSKKTKVLSGGERNRLALCKLLLRPFNTLIMDEPTNHLDIQSKEIIKLALQNFEGTLIVISHDREFLQGLCDKIYEFRDGKMKEFLGDINEYLEYRQKETIREISAEKAKLHNEEVKAEPKKEEKPVVSNSQSSAVISKEQKNIQNKIKKVEEKISELEMKVEEMEASFARENPSDETLEKYNKAKEELDNALQEWEYLGTQLD, encoded by the coding sequence ATGCTTTCGGTTCAAAGTTTAGGATTACATCATTCAGGAAATTATTTATTTCAAAATGTAAATTTTACCATCAAAAAGGATGATAAAGTAGGTCTGGTAGGTAAAAATGGAGCGGGGAAATCCACTTTATTGAAAATGCTGTCAGGAGAAATTAACTTCTACGAAGGAGATGTCATTACAGAAGGAAGCGTTACCATTGGGTTCCTGAAACAGGATCTTGATTTTGTAAAAGGAAGAACTGTCTGGAATGAAACCATGCAGGCTTTCGAGCAGATCAATGCATGGAAAAATGAGCTTGAAGAGGTGAATCATCAGATGGCAACAAGAACCGATTATGAAAGCGATTCCTATACAGATCTGATCAATAAAATGACAGAACTGAATGACCTTCTGATGAACCATGATGCCTACAATCTTGAAGGAGATATGGAAAAGGTATTGTTCGGTCTAGGATTTAAAGCCGACGATTTCCAGAAGATCACCGATGAATTTTCAGGAGGATGGAGAATGAGAATTGAACTGGCAAAGCTGCTGCTTCAGAAGAATGATATTATGCTTCTCGATGAGCCTACCAACCACCTTGATATGGAATCTATCATCTGGCTGGAGAACTTCCTGAAAGACTATCCGGGAGCCATTGTTCTGGTAAGCCACGATAAGCAGTTCATGACAGCGGTTTGTAACAGAACCTTTGACATCAATAATAAAAAAGTTGACGACTATAAAGCGAATTATTCCAAATATCTGATCATGAGGGAAGATCGCCGTGAAAAACTGATTCAGGCTAAAAAGAATCAGGATGCGGAGATCAAACAGATGGAAGATAACATCAATAAATTCCGTGCCAGTGCTACCAAAGCATCTTTTGCCCAGTCACTCATCAAAAAACTGGATAAAATTGAGCGTATTGAAGTGGATAACGAAGACGTTTCCAAATTCAACATCCGTTTCGTACAGTCTATGGTTCCGGGGAAAGTGATCTTTGAAGCAGAAAATCTGGGGAAAGCTTACGGAAACAAGCAGATCTTTGATGATGTAGACTTCATCGTTCAGAGAGGAGACAGAATCGCATTGCTGGGACAGAACGGACAGGGGAAAACAACGCTGGCAAAAATTCTTGCCGGAGATATTAAAGACTATTCAGGAACCTGGAATCTCGGGCACAACGTCAATATCGGATATTTTGCCCAGAATCAGGAAGAAGTACTTACTCCTAATAAAACAGTGCTGGAAGAAGCGGAAGACGCTGCAACGGAAGAAACGAGACCAAGAGTAAGAGATTTACTGGGATCTTTCCTGTTCCAGGGAGATGCCGTTTCCAAAAAAACAAAAGTACTTTCCGGAGGAGAAAGAAACCGCCTGGCACTTTGTAAACTATTGCTTCGTCCTTTCAACACACTGATCATGGACGAACCTACCAACCACCTTGATATTCAGTCTAAGGAAATTATCAAGCTGGCGTTACAGAATTTTGAAGGAACATTGATCGTGATCTCTCACGACAGGGAATTCCTTCAGGGACTTTGTGATAAGATCTATGAATTCCGTGACGGGAAAATGAAAGAATTCCTTGGAGATATCAACGAATATTTGGAGTACAGACAAAAAGAAACCATCAGGGAAATCTCTGCTGAAAAAGCTAAACTTCACAACGAAGAAGTGAAAGCAGAGCCTAAAAAAGAAGAAAAACCTGTTGTAAGCAATAGCCAAAGCTCTGCTGTCATCAGCAAAGAACAGAAAAATATTCAGAATAAAATTAAAAAAGTAGAAGAGAAGATTTCTGAACTTGAAATGAAAGTAGAAGAAATGGAAGCCTCTTTTGCCAGGGAAAACCCTTCTGATGAAACGCTGGAAAAATACAATAAAGCCAAAGAAGAACTGGATAATGCTTTACAGGAATGGGAATACCTTGGAACCCAGCTTGATTAA
- a CDS encoding sensor histidine kinase: MIHDDIGNRLNILSLWLNNLDTQGDELIKNNIYNQMSSLIDAARSISHSLYPVNLESVGLVLYVEELITNLAHKINISLQVMPGYEKKDLFVEVQLYRIIQEITTNVIRHSTATDLWIYLKDYPENMAVVISDNGQGFNYEEVKKGMGIKNIESRIQSMNATHKWKKTFLHTGSRLIIKIPKYHEFPNQNSPD; encoded by the coding sequence ATGATCCATGATGATATCGGGAACCGTCTCAATATTTTATCTCTTTGGCTTAATAATCTTGATACCCAGGGAGATGAGCTGATCAAAAACAATATTTACAATCAGATGTCTTCCCTCATTGATGCTGCCAGAAGTATTTCCCATTCATTGTATCCTGTAAATCTGGAGTCTGTAGGGCTGGTGCTGTATGTGGAGGAACTGATTACCAATCTCGCCCACAAAATCAATATTTCCCTGCAGGTAATGCCCGGATATGAAAAGAAAGATCTCTTTGTGGAAGTGCAGCTGTACAGGATTATTCAGGAAATTACAACCAATGTTATCAGGCATTCAACGGCAACGGACCTTTGGATCTACCTCAAAGATTATCCTGAAAATATGGCGGTTGTTATTTCAGACAACGGGCAGGGATTCAATTATGAAGAGGTGAAGAAAGGTATGGGAATCAAGAATATTGAATCCCGGATCCAATCAATGAATGCCACCCATAAATGGAAAAAAACTTTTTTACATACAGGAAGTCGTCTAATTATTAAAATTCCGAAATACCATGAGTTCCCAAATCAAAATAGCCCTGATTGA
- a CDS encoding TonB-dependent receptor yields the protein MKLIYCLLLIFCGSVFTSAQKTYTVQGTVQDFHDKTMLENAVVKIGGFTAKTDKKGKFSFDKIPAGKYTLIARHPDCNDYTENIGVDQDLHITVTLEHHVKDIETVTIHGNHKNNGSLIVKTLGKSEIEKNSTDNLGNLLSKISGVTALKTGNNISKPVIHGLYGSRISILNNGVRLAEQEWGVEHAPNVDINNFQHIDVIKGASALKYGSDAIGGVVVMEPEIFPKKDTVKGSVNLSGISNGRGLGLDVDVAKTWKNGWAVKSGGSIKKLGDQHTPDYNLMNTGMDFSSFNFTVQNNNYERGISFDYYLTRQNIGIYRGSHVGNNEDFYNAMTRRIPAYTGDFSYNIDNPRQVIDHHIAKISAFKRFENIGKISATYSYQYNHRQEYDIRRGDLNDIPSLDLELMTHQFNINDLLERGKWSLETGIDAGFQNNYSDPATKARRLIPNYDKYSAGLYSIFKYKISHDFNVEAGARYDFNRYDVTKWYDSNDWEKRYADSYPEFYVKTNQNRVLARPKLNYHNISFNAGLEYRPDANFDLKFNYAKVGRTPNIAELFSDGLHHSAAVIEIGDMSLKNEEGHQFNLTADAKFNILKGLNLSVNPYFFITKNFINEIPTGIQNTIRGVFPVWEYQQIDAKMYGVDLDINWKLTDNLTYVGKGSYVYGQDDTHNEPLILMMPPNFSNALQFNKENWSNFYLTLENQTFLKQNRFPIHNATISIYENGEEVTKTVDFSTSPDGYSLWNIRTGVNISKNLSAGLIINNIFNVSYRDYLNRMRFFADEAGRNFILNFRYRF from the coding sequence ATGAAATTGATATATTGCCTGCTGCTGATCTTTTGCGGATCAGTATTTACGAGTGCACAAAAAACGTATACTGTACAAGGAACCGTTCAGGATTTCCACGATAAAACCATGCTGGAAAATGCAGTCGTGAAAATCGGAGGGTTTACGGCAAAAACAGATAAAAAAGGTAAATTTTCCTTTGATAAAATCCCTGCAGGGAAGTATACACTCATTGCCAGACATCCTGATTGCAATGATTATACTGAAAATATAGGAGTTGATCAGGATTTACATATAACGGTAACCCTTGAGCATCATGTCAAGGATATCGAAACGGTGACCATTCACGGGAACCATAAGAACAACGGATCACTTATCGTGAAAACGCTGGGCAAATCTGAAATAGAGAAAAATTCTACAGATAATCTGGGAAACCTGCTATCAAAAATTTCGGGAGTGACTGCCCTGAAAACCGGGAATAATATTTCAAAACCGGTTATTCACGGGTTATACGGAAGCCGTATCAGCATTTTGAACAACGGGGTGCGTCTTGCTGAGCAGGAATGGGGCGTAGAGCATGCCCCGAATGTTGATATTAATAATTTTCAGCATATTGATGTGATCAAAGGGGCATCTGCTCTGAAGTATGGTAGTGATGCAATTGGTGGCGTGGTGGTAATGGAACCTGAAATTTTCCCTAAAAAAGACACCGTAAAAGGTTCCGTAAACCTTTCGGGAATTTCCAACGGAAGGGGATTGGGACTGGATGTGGATGTGGCCAAAACCTGGAAAAACGGTTGGGCAGTAAAATCCGGTGGAAGTATTAAAAAATTGGGAGATCAGCATACGCCTGATTATAACCTGATGAATACCGGAATGGATTTTTCTTCCTTCAATTTTACCGTGCAGAATAATAACTATGAAAGAGGAATTTCTTTTGATTATTATCTGACACGGCAGAATATTGGAATTTACAGAGGTTCGCACGTAGGAAACAATGAAGATTTCTACAATGCAATGACCAGAAGAATTCCTGCTTATACCGGAGATTTCAGTTATAATATTGATAATCCGAGACAGGTTATTGATCACCATATTGCTAAAATTTCAGCATTCAAAAGATTCGAAAATATCGGGAAAATTTCAGCAACATACAGCTATCAGTACAATCACAGGCAGGAATATGACATAAGAAGGGGGGACCTGAATGATATTCCGTCTTTAGATTTGGAATTGATGACCCATCAGTTTAATATTAATGATTTACTTGAAAGAGGTAAATGGTCATTGGAAACGGGAATTGATGCCGGATTCCAGAACAATTATTCTGATCCTGCAACCAAAGCAAGGCGTTTGATTCCTAATTATGATAAATATTCAGCGGGGCTATATTCTATTTTCAAATACAAAATTTCACATGATTTTAATGTAGAAGCCGGGGCCAGATATGACTTCAACCGCTACGATGTTACCAAATGGTATGACAGCAATGATTGGGAGAAACGCTATGCGGATTCCTATCCTGAATTTTATGTGAAAACCAATCAGAATAGAGTACTGGCGCGTCCTAAGCTGAACTATCATAATATTTCTTTCAATGCAGGCCTGGAGTATCGTCCTGATGCGAATTTTGATCTGAAATTTAATTACGCGAAAGTTGGAAGAACTCCTAATATTGCAGAATTATTTTCAGATGGTCTGCACCACTCTGCAGCCGTAATTGAAATTGGTGATATGAGCCTGAAAAATGAGGAAGGGCACCAGTTTAATCTGACAGCTGATGCTAAATTCAATATTTTGAAAGGGCTTAACCTTTCCGTGAATCCGTATTTCTTTATCACCAAAAACTTCATTAATGAGATCCCGACAGGTATACAGAATACGATCAGGGGAGTATTTCCGGTGTGGGAATATCAGCAGATTGATGCCAAAATGTATGGTGTAGATCTGGATATCAACTGGAAATTGACGGATAATCTGACTTATGTAGGAAAAGGAAGTTACGTTTATGGTCAGGATGATACCCATAATGAACCATTAATTTTAATGATGCCTCCAAACTTCTCCAATGCATTACAGTTTAATAAAGAGAACTGGAGTAACTTTTATCTCACTCTTGAAAACCAGACTTTTTTAAAGCAGAACAGATTCCCGATTCATAATGCTACAATTTCTATTTATGAAAATGGAGAGGAAGTAACAAAAACCGTTGACTTCAGTACGTCGCCGGATGGATACTCACTGTGGAATATCCGTACGGGAGTCAATATCAGTAAAAATCTTTCTGCCGGTCTTATTATCAATAACATTTTTAATGTTTCATACAGGGATTATCTTAATCGTATGAGGTTCTTTGCAGATGAGGCAGGAAGAAACTTTATTTTAAACTTTAGATACCGTTTCTAA
- a CDS encoding phospholipase effector Tle1 domain-containing protein produces MNDNRVISVGIFFDGTGNNGVNALSPDKPLNNNESYFGAFTNIYKLYSVFKGNKKIYIEGIGTVTGSEDSNFAMATCANPPYGSGYSADDKLQKADDFVKDVLTEEHQEYHFYIYGFGRGGMLARTFCNQLLSHYLFKNCKIKFLGAFDTVESKPFSQYDLSLPAPVENALHICAVNECRFFFPLTGFFDNSKMMRDQKSETCSSVWKEIFVPGAHADIGGGYLEGPQSVYISTDFVNVDDVHNYVSDIRNAKTDAEGNKIWDALLSGYQVEKRDIFSRAYVCRHKVYSDLSKVYGKLMMEETHKVASVFSTDTDIYFGTDYNRHILLNRFSVKLNEYVNDLSADRKPVYDFSWLADYTHISANFGLYNDSLRQKTAWEANAELINNGLNVSGSTSDQNNHTRLSAELHLPEDTFVTDFLYGTSVPNNDVWIRSIVKAPAKAGLNEMNT; encoded by the coding sequence ATGAATGATAACAGAGTGATTTCCGTCGGGATTTTCTTTGATGGTACAGGAAATAATGGAGTGAATGCTCTTTCCCCCGATAAGCCGTTGAATAATAATGAAAGTTATTTCGGAGCCTTTACCAATATTTATAAGCTCTACAGTGTATTCAAAGGGAATAAAAAAATATACATCGAGGGAATAGGAACGGTAACAGGAAGCGAAGACAGCAATTTTGCCATGGCAACATGTGCCAATCCGCCTTATGGATCGGGATATTCTGCTGATGACAAACTTCAGAAAGCGGATGATTTTGTAAAGGATGTACTTACAGAAGAACATCAGGAATATCATTTTTATATTTATGGATTCGGAAGAGGAGGAATGCTGGCGAGAACCTTCTGCAATCAGCTTTTATCCCATTATCTTTTTAAAAACTGTAAGATTAAATTTTTAGGAGCATTCGATACCGTGGAGTCAAAGCCGTTCAGTCAATATGATCTGAGTTTGCCTGCCCCTGTTGAAAATGCCCTTCATATCTGTGCCGTAAACGAGTGTCGGTTCTTTTTTCCGCTTACCGGTTTTTTCGACAATTCAAAAATGATGCGGGATCAGAAGTCAGAAACCTGTTCATCAGTCTGGAAAGAAATTTTTGTGCCTGGTGCCCATGCAGATATAGGAGGAGGGTACCTGGAAGGGCCGCAGTCTGTTTATATTTCTACAGATTTCGTCAATGTGGATGATGTACATAATTATGTTTCCGATATCAGGAATGCAAAAACAGATGCGGAAGGAAACAAAATCTGGGATGCACTGCTTTCCGGCTATCAGGTCGAGAAAAGAGATATTTTCTCACGGGCCTATGTATGCAGGCATAAAGTATACAGTGATCTTTCAAAAGTATATGGAAAACTTATGATGGAAGAAACCCATAAGGTAGCATCAGTTTTCAGCACAGATACTGACATCTATTTTGGAACCGATTACAACAGACATATTTTATTAAACCGTTTTTCCGTAAAACTGAATGAATATGTGAATGATCTTTCAGCAGATAGGAAACCCGTATATGACTTCAGCTGGCTGGCAGACTATACCCATATTTCAGCAAATTTTGGACTGTATAACGATAGCTTACGGCAAAAAACAGCATGGGAAGCCAATGCAGAACTTATCAATAACGGATTGAATGTTTCCGGCAGCACTTCCGATCAGAATAACCATACAAGACTTTCTGCTGAGCTTCATCTGCCTGAAGATACTTTTGTAACAGATTTTCTCTACGGAACAAGTGTTCCGAACAATGATGTCTGGATACGCTCCATTGTAAAAGCTCCTGCAAAGGCGGGATTGAATGAAATGAATACATAG
- a CDS encoding response regulator transcription factor yields the protein MSSQIKIALIDDEQLILEGVKMLLSNEKNISVCLTADNGPDFIENLGRLSAKEFPDIALVDVQMKPMNGFELVEILKEKYPELKIIILSSHYKTSILGYMVKLGVSAFLPKNSNKKTFIDAITMVDKNGVFFTAEDHQMLFSYMNSTAKKNSLFETEDELSEREKDVVKLICQELTNNEIGEKLFISPRTVESHRQRILEKIGARNTVGIVIYAIVHNIYSLEKI from the coding sequence ATGAGTTCCCAAATCAAAATAGCCCTGATTGATGATGAACAGCTGATCCTTGAAGGGGTGAAAATGCTGCTGTCCAATGAAAAGAATATATCCGTCTGCCTTACCGCAGACAACGGACCTGATTTTATAGAAAACTTAGGCCGGCTTTCAGCAAAAGAATTTCCTGATATTGCGCTTGTGGATGTTCAGATGAAACCTATGAATGGCTTTGAGCTCGTGGAAATTCTCAAAGAAAAATATCCCGAACTTAAGATTATCATCCTGTCTTCCCATTACAAAACCTCAATTCTGGGGTATATGGTTAAGCTGGGCGTTTCAGCATTCCTTCCTAAAAACTCCAATAAGAAAACATTTATTGATGCCATTACAATGGTGGATAAAAACGGAGTGTTCTTTACTGCTGAAGACCATCAGATGCTGTTCAGCTATATGAACAGTACGGCCAAGAAAAATTCTCTCTTCGAAACAGAAGATGAATTGTCTGAAAGGGAAAAGGATGTGGTAAAACTGATCTGTCAGGAATTGACCAATAATGAAATCGGAGAAAAACTCTTCATCAGTCCCAGAACAGTAGAAAGCCACAGGCAGCGGATTCTTGAGAAGATTGGTGCCAGAAATACAGTGGGCATCGTTATTTATGCAATTGTCCACAACATTTATTCCCTTGAAAAAATATAA